One Chloroflexota bacterium DNA segment encodes these proteins:
- a CDS encoding glycosyltransferase family 39 protein — MKRDRLIALGVFGLGLLFRLPWVLQSRTVRWDESDYLILGRNLLRGDGYQVFGTPDLVWPPGPPALAASAMALGVPLDYALPVWHLLAGALACVVLFYLARDVTGNELVASIAAVLAAVSPALVVWPLYWGSLSESAFLLCWLSGLWASWRVMRDGGKLAASLAGIAFGLAYLIRTEGLFWWALFLLIVIGAAIKKRQSWSVPLLFAAGFLLVALPYVAYLYGHTGRFMLTGKTGINLLISPYISKLGGVGQDYAAALDSTGQEILWLSAEPFDFSYIDFLLSDPVEVLRQIRRNLDLASQALSGPLLGLVFLALAGLGLFAQPWSRRRLAGEAFWLASLLPLGLFFISKVETRYLVPAIPVLLVWVAQGIVTLSQWAAETWRLLLHRKLPQGLVVALLLTGLILMGLREQMTVNSEQQAGLTPSHKQAGLWLAEHSEPGAAVMSRNPQITLYADRPLVAFPKANWQEVLAYARARNARYLVTDDWEITRLRPQLSPLLDPSQAPPELEYLTSFSDEQRTTLIYSLED, encoded by the coding sequence ATGAAACGCGACCGGCTCATCGCTCTCGGGGTTTTCGGCCTGGGCTTGCTGTTCCGCTTGCCCTGGGTCCTTCAGTCGCGGACAGTCCGTTGGGACGAATCCGATTACCTCATCCTGGGCCGCAATCTCCTGAGAGGCGACGGTTATCAGGTCTTCGGCACCCCGGATCTGGTCTGGCCTCCCGGTCCCCCCGCCCTGGCCGCGTCCGCCATGGCCCTGGGCGTGCCGCTCGATTATGCCTTACCGGTCTGGCATCTGCTTGCCGGCGCGCTGGCCTGCGTGGTGCTCTTTTATCTGGCCCGGGATGTCACAGGAAACGAACTGGTGGCGTCGATCGCAGCCGTGCTGGCTGCCGTTTCACCGGCCCTGGTCGTATGGCCCCTCTACTGGGGAAGCCTCAGCGAATCTGCCTTCCTGCTCTGTTGGTTGAGCGGACTCTGGGCATCATGGCGGGTCATGAGAGACGGGGGCAAACTGGCAGCTTCTCTGGCAGGCATTGCCTTCGGCCTGGCCTACCTGATCCGCACCGAGGGCCTCTTCTGGTGGGCGCTATTCCTGCTGATCGTCATCGGTGCCGCCATCAAAAAGCGCCAAAGCTGGTCGGTGCCTCTGCTCTTTGCCGCCGGTTTTCTGCTCGTTGCGTTGCCCTATGTGGCCTATCTTTACGGCCATACAGGCCGTTTCATGCTGACCGGCAAGACCGGCATCAACCTGTTGATCAGCCCCTACATCAGCAAGCTCGGCGGGGTTGGACAGGACTACGCCGCCGCTCTGGATAGCACCGGCCAGGAAATCCTGTGGCTCTCCGCCGAGCCCTTCGATTTCAGCTACATAGACTTCCTGCTGAGCGACCCGGTCGAGGTCTTGCGGCAGATTCGACGAAACCTGGACCTTGCCAGCCAGGCCCTGAGCGGTCCCCTGCTCGGGTTGGTCTTCCTGGCATTGGCAGGCCTGGGCTTGTTTGCGCAGCCGTGGAGCAGGCGACGTCTGGCGGGCGAGGCGTTTTGGCTGGCCAGTCTGCTGCCGCTGGGTTTGTTTTTCATCTCCAAGGTCGAGACCCGCTACCTGGTGCCGGCCATCCCCGTCCTGCTGGTTTGGGTGGCTCAAGGCATCGTTACCCTGAGTCAATGGGCTGCAGAGACGTGGAGATTGCTCCTGCATAGAAAGCTTCCCCAGGGTCTGGTTGTTGCTTTATTGCTCACTGGTCTGATACTGATGGGCCTCCGGGAACAGATGACAGTCAATAGCGAACAGCAGGCAGGATTGACACCCTCCCACAAACAGGCGGGGCTGTGGCTTGCTGAACACAGCGAACCGGGCGCAGCAGTCATGTCCCGCAATCCCCAGATCACCCTATACGCCGACCGCCCCCTGGTCGCCTTTCCCAAAGCGAACTGGCAGGAGGTGCTCGCCTATGCGCGGGCCCGGAACGCCCGCTATCTCGTTACCGACGACTGGGAAATCACCCGGCTTCGTCCCCAACTCAGTCCCCTGCTGGATCCATCCCAGGCGCCGCCGGAACTCGAGTACCTCACGAGTTTTTCCGACGAACAAAGAACGACCTTGATCTACAGCCTCGAGGATTGA
- a CDS encoding SpaA isopeptide-forming pilin-related protein, whose protein sequence is MENNKKPLARHAPLLIALLLVVALAVPVSAGFQASNSSPDAVQVAPAHQENDDLEWEVVHDTPGIYYYSIFFPTDQVGYALGGPSWYINDLGSGPSFISKTEDGGLTWTTTQIPGPNKFMRGLACTDEDRCYIAGGSVPPYRHMRTTDGGQNWGTLNDLSGWTGLLWTAGATGVDNTVLFGTTGYYDGAGRRANFLRSTDGFTFFAVGNEGEYQQFDIDCPVPGTCYSAAKNNTYKTEDDGANWDRIPVTASQYYGVGCSDANTCWLAGAYNKIIYTTNGGSSWQNAFVGAGGGNRPRFWNVAMLESNSGYSVGCTNAEASMDECLGQGMIYRTDNGASWENIPSPSQADLMDIHAFSMDEIIVLDWEGKIWRGAVPPEPTPSPTTTPTSTATSTPTNTPTNTPTATPTNTPTQTPTATPSTGALTGLAFFDQNGNLLYDFGEPGLEGAEVAMKQGGTTYYAATSGADGSFLITGISPNQYTLVEEVAPVGYQWQGGPFTFEIEANTNWQVYLPHIIEPTATPTATNTPTATATPTTVPCHCGYLPLIVNDMDP, encoded by the coding sequence ATGGAGAACAACAAAAAACCCCTGGCAAGACATGCGCCTCTGCTGATCGCCTTGCTGCTGGTTGTGGCACTGGCGGTACCGGTCAGCGCCGGATTCCAGGCCAGCAATAGCAGCCCGGACGCCGTCCAGGTTGCGCCGGCCCATCAGGAAAACGATGATCTGGAATGGGAAGTGGTGCACGACACACCGGGTATCTACTACTACAGCATCTTCTTCCCGACCGACCAGGTGGGCTACGCCCTGGGTGGTCCCAGCTGGTACATCAACGATCTGGGTTCCGGACCCTCCTTTATCTCGAAAACAGAGGATGGCGGCCTTACCTGGACGACCACCCAGATCCCCGGGCCCAATAAATTCATGCGCGGCCTGGCCTGCACCGACGAAGACCGCTGTTATATCGCCGGCGGTAGTGTCCCTCCCTACCGGCACATGCGCACAACCGACGGTGGCCAGAATTGGGGCACCCTCAACGACCTCTCCGGCTGGACCGGTCTGCTCTGGACGGCCGGCGCCACCGGCGTCGACAATACCGTGCTGTTCGGCACAACGGGCTACTACGACGGAGCTGGACGGCGAGCGAATTTCCTGCGCTCCACCGATGGTTTCACCTTTTTCGCGGTAGGCAACGAAGGGGAGTATCAACAATTCGATATCGATTGTCCGGTGCCGGGCACCTGCTATTCCGCCGCCAAGAACAACACCTACAAAACCGAAGACGATGGCGCCAACTGGGACCGCATCCCCGTCACGGCAAGCCAGTACTATGGCGTGGGTTGTTCCGATGCCAACACCTGCTGGCTGGCCGGAGCCTACAACAAGATCATCTACACCACCAACGGAGGCAGCTCCTGGCAGAATGCCTTCGTCGGCGCCGGCGGCGGCAACCGGCCCCGATTCTGGAATGTAGCCATGCTGGAAAGCAACAGTGGCTACTCCGTTGGTTGTACCAATGCCGAAGCGAGCATGGATGAGTGCCTCGGCCAGGGCATGATCTATCGCACCGACAATGGAGCAAGCTGGGAGAACATCCCCTCCCCCTCGCAGGCGGATCTGATGGACATCCACGCCTTCAGCATGGATGAGATCATCGTGCTGGACTGGGAGGGCAAGATCTGGCGGGGTGCCGTGCCACCCGAGCCGACACCTTCGCCCACCACCACGCCAACCAGCACGGCCACGTCGACGCCAACCAACACGCCCACCAACACACCCACGGCTACGCCAACCAACACGCCCACCCAAACTCCGACGGCCACGCCCAGCACCGGCGCCCTCACTGGCCTGGCCTTTTTCGACCAGAACGGCAACCTGCTTTATGACTTCGGCGAACCTGGTCTGGAAGGTGCGGAGGTTGCCATGAAACAGGGCGGCACCACCTACTACGCCGCCACGTCGGGCGCCGATGGATCCTTCCTGATCACCGGGATATCCCCCAACCAGTATACCCTGGTGGAAGAGGTCGCCCCTGTTGGCTACCAGTGGCAGGGTGGCCCGTTCACCTTCGAGATAGAGGCCAACACCAACTGGCAGGTCTACCTGCCCCATATCATCGAACCCACGGCGACGCCAACGGCCACCAACACACCGACAGCTACCGCCACGCCGACAACCGTGCCCTGCCACTGCGGCTATCTGCCGTTGATTGTCAACGATATGGATCCGTGA